Proteins co-encoded in one Malus sylvestris chromosome 9, drMalSylv7.2, whole genome shotgun sequence genomic window:
- the LOC126582099 gene encoding inactive TPR repeat-containing thioredoxin TTL3-like: MPHTSAKSLQEMGFDSLTNRFRDSLSYNDTTTITNDHSNKPDVKQLDLGSPVSPLMTRSSANGCNGLGHSGGAAVTSSSCSSGTSSGSVSSKTSNTQLGRRSDSKPNNHSGELSVSSETSPRASEAVRSGTTPRNWKPVHRRSVSAGPPLIYSGASFNTSFSTNASSNTNTATSSSSASMASTTTVFPSGNICPSGKIAKSGLVCRGINKTDVLGSGGGNYGHGSIVRGGGGGANGGESAMAKRATGNSDPEEVKKSANELYRRGQFLEALALYDRAISLSPDNAAYRSNRAAALTALGRLPEAVRECEEAVRLDPGYGRAHQRLGSLYLRFGLVENAYHHLCIPGQRPDQSELQKLKSLEKHLKQCEDARKLGDWKSVLRESEAAIATGAESSPQLVACKVEALLKLHQLEDAESSLADIPKFENYPPYLQTKLFGMLVEAYVLYVRAQVEMALGRFENAVAAVGKAGLIDYSNVEVMRVSNKVKKVANARSQGNDLFSSGRFDEACSAYGEGLKYDSSNSVLYCNRAVCRSKLGQWEQSVEDCNQALKIQPNYIKALLRRAASNAKLERWAEAVRDYEALRRDLPGDNEVAESLHRARVALNKSRGEEFHNVKFDGEVEEVSSLDKFKAAISSPGVSVVHFKVESNEQCAEISPFINMLCVRYPYVHFFKVDVEESLSVAKAESIRTVPAFKIYKNGEKVREMVRPSHQFLEESVRSCNL, encoded by the exons ATGCCCCACACCAGTGCCAAATCTCTGCAAGAAATGGGCTTTGATTCCCTCACGAACCGATTCCGTGACTCACTGAGTTACAAcgacaccaccaccatcaccaacgACCACAGCAACAAGCCAGATGTCAAACAGCTCGATCTGGGTTCGCCCGTCTCGCCATTGATGACTCGGAGTTCAGCCAATGGCTGCAATGGACTCGGCCACAGCGGTGGGGCAGCAGTAACCAGTTCAAGCTGCAGTTCAGGTACTTCTTCTGGTTCAGTTTCGAGCAAAACCAGCAATACCCAGCTGGGCAGAAGATCGGATTCCAAACCCAACAACCACTCCGGCGAGCTCTCGGTTTCGTCCGAAACAAGCCCGAGAGCCTCCGAGGCGGTCCGATCCGGTACGACGCCGAGGAATTGGAAGCCGGTTCACCGGAGATCGGTGTCTGCTGGACCCCCATTGATCTACTCTGGTGCAAGCTTCAATACCAGCTTCAGTACTAATGCGAGTAGTAATACTAATACAgcaacttcatcttcttctgCTTCAATGGCGTCGACCACCACTGTTTTTCCGAGTGGCAACATTTGCCCATCTGGGAAAATCGCCAAGTCTGGATTGGTCTGTAGAGGAATCAACAAGACCGATGTTTTGGGGTCTGGCGGTGGCAACTATGGCCACGGCAGCATAGTCAGAGGAGGCGGTGGGGGTGCGAATGGCGGCGAGTCTGCGATGGCAAAGAGGGCAACTGGGAACTCTGATCCAGAGGAGGTAAAGAAATCTGCTAATGAGCTTTATAGAAGAGGCCAGTTTCTTGAGGCATTGGCATTGTATGATCGTGCCATATCCTTGTCTCCGGACAATGCTGCCTACCGGAGTAACCGTGCCGCAGCGTTAACAGCGCTGGGGAGACTTCCGGAGGCAGTGAGGGAGTGTGAGGAGGCTGTCAGGTTGGACCCTGGTTATGGGAGGGCGCATCAGCGCTTGGGTTCTCTTTATCTTCG TTTTGGGCTAGTTGAAAATGCCTACCATCACCTCTGTATTCCTGGGCAACGGCCGGATCAGTCTGAGTTGCAGAAGTTGAAGTCATTGGAGAAGCATCTGAAACAATGTGAAGATGCCCGTAAGCTTGGCGATTGGAAAAGTGTGCTAAGGGAATCTGAGGCAGCCATAGCAACTGGAGCAGAGTCCTCTCCTCAG CTTGTTGCTTGTAAAGTTGAAGCTCTACTGAAGCTACATCAGCTCGAAGATGCAGAATCTAGCCTAGCAGATATACCCAAGTTTGAAAATTACCCTCCTTACTTGCAAACCAAACTCTTTGGCATGCTTGTTGAAGCTTATGTTCTGTATGTCAGAGCCCAGGTTGAGATGGCATTAGGAAG GTTTGAGAATGCAGTAGCAGCTGTAGGGAAGGCAGGACTGATTGACTACAGTAATGTTGAAGTAATGAGGGTTTCGAATAAAGTGAAGAAGGTTGCAAATGCTCGTTCTCAGGGTAATGATCTTTTTAGCTCTGGAAGATTTGATGAAGCCTGCTCTGCTTATGGGGAGGGCCTCAAATATGATAGTTCCAACTCTGTTCTCTATTGCAATAGAGCAGTTTGTCGGTCCAAGCTCGGACAATGGGAACAGTCTGTTGAAGACTGCAACCAAGCCCTAAAGATTCAACCTAATTACATCAAAGCTCTTCTTCGAAGAGCTGCCTCAAATGCAAAG CTTGAACGATGGGCAGAGGCAGTGAGAGATTATGAGGCCTTAAGGAGGGACCTTCCTGGAGACAATGAGGTTGCTGAGTCTCTACACCGGGCACGAGTTGCATTAAACAAGTCTCGTGGAGAGGAATTTCATAATGTGAAGTTTGATGGTGAAGTGGAAGAAGTCTCTAGTTTGGATAAATTTAAAGCTGCGATATCATCACCCG GTGTTTCCGTCGTCCATTTCAAAGTTGAATCCAACGAACAATGCGCAGAAATATCGCCATTCATAAATATGCTTTGTGTTCGATATCCATATGTTCACTTTTTTAAG